One stretch of Bombus vancouverensis nearcticus chromosome 16, iyBomVanc1_principal, whole genome shotgun sequence DNA includes these proteins:
- the dila gene encoding centrosomal protein dilatory isoform X4: MCFTGSLDDTKIIIPEVDATTIFGEIFGNLQPLPNKTVVNYDSIVPAPSDSHHAFKKDLATAQLQLEEKNATISLLKEQLKTERRLACDKLESQRKSSASKLQQQDEKYKGIVKRHQKFIEQLISEKTDLTEKCNSLAQRVKEIEIKMQRDLKAATERHTVELQRAKEHFAAAEKIKRERWIEARTTKIKEMTVKGLEPELRNMTEQHAEEIQKLRNIHMKELQDTELRIIRHSNQQLEQLRLELMASHERMLANEKNILWTRYQEQLEEQESQFKGQQTKLFQELQRDRENFTKEQAKREAEMQASLQKNHSQYQSEVETLKQQHSNEKKTLEESLKAEWEAWLVNYKREQNLRIEQVESKIKEGCNKERDRQIELAIERLEKDFRNERSTLERNVDCKLRSLRDKYEMDLQTAIDNEQLYKTKLMQTKDKLEKTDVQLQHAENKLQEYVSELSNANEVIKRLSMERDNSKKLARQEIEGEKRELEEKIASLYHEITRINANRDTSMTQLHSRIKLIMTQKVLTIKNLTKERDDVKLKCQHLEKLLDQQRREYILKTL; this comes from the exons ATGTGTTTCACCG GTTCTTTGGATGATACCAAGATAATCATACCAGAGGTAGACGCCACCACCATATTTGGAGAGATATTTGGTAACTTGCAGCCACTGCCTAACAAAACTGTCGTGAACTATGATAG CATTGTTCCAGCCCCTAGCGATAGCCACCATGCGTTTAAAAAGGATTTAGCTACGGCACAGCTGCAACTCGAAGAAAAGAACGCTACCATATCGCTCTTGAAAGAACAATTAAAGACGGAAAGGAGGTTGGCTTGCGACAAGTTGGAAAGTCAGAGGAAGAGCAGCGCCTCCAAACTGCAGCAACAGGACGAGAAATACAAGGGGATAGTTAAGAGACATCAAAAGTTTATCGAGCAGCTGATCTCGGAGAAAACCGATTTGACCGAGAAATGCAATTCGTTGGCGCAGAGAGTGAAAGAGATCGAAATAAAAATGCAACGGGATTTGAAGGCTGCAACAGAGAGGCATACGGTAGAGTTGCAACGAGCGAAAGAGCATTTTGCCGCGGCTGAGAAGATTAAACGGGAGAGATGGATAGAGGCCAGAACGACGAAGATCAAG GAAATGACTGTGAAAGGTTTGGAACCCGAGTTACGTAATATGACGGAGCAACACGCCGAGGAAATTCAGAAGCtaagaaatatacatatgaaaGAACTACAGGACACCGAATTGCGTATAATACGCCATTCTAATCAACAGCTGGAACAACTGCGTCTAGAATTGATGGCCAGTCACGAGAGAATGTTGGCCAACGAGAAGAATATTTTGTGGACCAG ATACCAAGAGCAGCTGGAGGAGCAGGAAAGCCAATTTAAAGGGCAACAAACGAAACTTTTCCAAGAGTTGCAACGCGACAGAGAAAACTTTACCAAGGAACAAGCTAAACGAGAAGCTGAAATGCAGGCCAGTTTGCAAAAAAACCATTCGCAGTATCAG AGTGAGGTCGAGACTCTGAAGCAGCAACACTCGAACGAGAAGAAGACTCTCGAAGAATCGCTGAAGGCTGAGTGGGAAGCTTGGTTGGTCAATTACAAGAGAGAACAGAACTTACGAATCGAACAAGTCGAGAGTAAGATAAAAGAGGGGTGTAACAAGGAGAGGGATCGACAAATCGAACTTGCTATCGAACGATTAGAAAAAGACTTTCGAAACGAAAGATCGACACTTGAACGAAACGTTGATTGCAAGCTCAG ATCTTTGAGGGACAAGTACGAAATGGACTTGCAAACCGCAATAGATAACGAACAGCTTTATAAAACTAAGTTAATGCAGACGAAGGATAAACTGGAGAAAACCGATGTTCAGTTGCAACACGCGGAGAACAAGTTGCAGGAATACGTATCCGAGTTGAGTAACGCAAACGAG GTAATCAAACGGTTAAGTATGGAAAGAGACAACTCGAAAAAATTAGCGAGGCAAGAAATCgaaggagaaaaaagagaattggaggagaaaattgCTTCGCTTTATCATGAAATCACTCGTATCAATGCGAATAGAGACACTTCGATGACTCAATTACACAGCAG AATTAAACTGATAATGACTCAAAAGGTGTTGACGATCAAAAATTTGACCAAAGAACGTGATGACGTCAAATTAAAATGTCAACATTTGGAAAAGTTATTGGACCAACAGAGaagagaatatattttgaaaactttataa
- the 128up gene encoding GTP-binding protein 128up — MSTILEKIASIEAEMARTQKNKATSGHLGLLKAKLAKLRRELITPKGGGGGGEQGFEVAKTGDARIGFVGFPSVGKSTLLSTLAGVYSEVAAYEFTTLTTVPGCIKYKGAKIQLLDLPGIIEGAKDGKGRGRQVIAVARTCSLIFIVLDVLKPLGHKRLIEHELEGFGLRLNKQPPNITFRKKDKGGINFQTTCTQSELDLETVKSILSEYRIHNADITLRYDATSDDLIDVIEGNRVYVPCIYLLNKIDQISIEELDIIYKIPHCVPISAHHKWNFDDLLEKMWEYLQLVRIYTKPKGQLPDYNSPVVLNREKRTVEDFCNKLHRSIAKEFKYALVWGSSVKHQPQKVGKDHILCDEDVVQIVKKV; from the exons ATGAGTACCATATTGGAAAAGATCGCTTCGATCGAGGCCGAG ATGGCTCGCACTCAAAAGAATAAGGCTACGTCTGGTCACCTCGGTTTGTTGAAAGCCAAATTAGCCAAATTAAGACGAGAACTTATTACACCGAAAGGTGGTGGAGGTGGTGGGGAGCAAGGTTTTGAAGTAGCTAAAACTGGTGATGCTAGAATAGGTTTTGTTG GTTTCCCTTCTGTGGGTAAATCTACGCTTTTAAGTACTCTTGCTGGTGTTTATTCTGAAGTTGCAGCGTACGAATTTACAACTCTTACCACTGTTCCTGGTTGTATAAAGTATAAGGGTGCAAAAATACAG TTACTCGATCTACCAGGTATCATTGAAGGCGCGAAAGATGGTAAAGGACGTGGGAGACAAGTAATTGCAGTTGCAAGAACTTGTAGTTTGATATTTATTGTTCTGGATGTACTGAAACCGCTTGGACATAAAAGATTAATAGAGCACGAATTGGAAGGTTTTGGACTTCGTTTAAATAAACAGCCACCCAACATTACTTTCCGCAAAAAAGATAAAGGTGGCATTAATTTCCAAACCACG TGCACACAGTCGGAACTCGACTTAGAAACAGTGAAAAGCATTCTGTCCGAATATAGAATACACAATGCGGATATTACTTTACGATATGATGCCACATCCGACGATCTAATTGATGTCATCGAGGGAAATCGCGTCTACGTACCGTGTATTTATTTACTCAACAAAATAG ATCAAATTAGCATCGAGGAACtagatataatttataaaataccgCATTGCGTTCCTATTTCTGCTCATCACAAGTGGAACTTTGATGACCTCCTTGAAAAAATGTGGGAATACTTACAGTTGGTCAGAAT CTATACCAAACCGAAGGGTCAACTGCCAGATTATAATTCTCCGGTAGTATTAAACAGAGAGAAACGGACGGTTGAAGACTTTTGTAATAAATTGCACCGATCTATCGCAAAAGAGTTTAAGTA TGCCCTTGTGTGGGGTTCGTCTGTCAAACATCAACCACAAAAAGTCGGAAAAGATCACATATTATGTGACGAGGATGTCGTACAGATTGtaaaaaaagtataa
- the dila gene encoding centrosomal protein dilatory isoform X1, producing MINIDHPRIHGKPPVNKSLPSKYVESRQKKLTEENIMYERREINDDPDVIMEKMGNADCNQNFVESTACSFEQLCSMISDLEKDIAVTIPEIDQLQLKPEKDESEEKYVANGTVYDDLMSFLAKLEEGSLDDTKIIIPEVDATTIFGEIFGNLQPLPNKTVVNYDSIVPAPSDSHHAFKKDLATAQLQLEEKNATISLLKEQLKTERRLACDKLESQRKSSASKLQQQDEKYKGIVKRHQKFIEQLISEKTDLTEKCNSLAQRVKEIEIKMQRDLKAATERHTVELQRAKEHFAAAEKIKRERWIEARTTKIKEMTVKGLEPELRNMTEQHAEEIQKLRNIHMKELQDTELRIIRHSNQQLEQLRLELMASHERMLANEKNILWTRYQEQLEEQESQFKGQQTKLFQELQRDRENFTKEQAKREAEMQASLQKNHSQYQSEVETLKQQHSNEKKTLEESLKAEWEAWLVNYKREQNLRIEQVESKIKEGCNKERDRQIELAIERLEKDFRNERSTLERNVDCKLRSLRDKYEMDLQTAIDNEQLYKTKLMQTKDKLEKTDVQLQHAENKLQEYVSELSNANEVIKRLSMERDNSKKLARQEIEGEKRELEEKIASLYHEITRINANRDTSMTQLHSRIKLIMTQKVLTIKNLTKERDDVKLKCQHLEKLLDQQRREYILKTL from the exons ATGATTAACATCGACCATCCAAGGATCCACGGGAAACCACCCGTGAACAAGTCTCTCCCATCGAAATATGTCGAGTCTAGACAAAAGAAACTCACAGAGGAGAATATCATGTACGAGAGAAGAGAAATCAACGATGATCCCGATGTCATCATGGAGAAAATGGGGAATGCAGACTGCAATCAAAACTTCGTCGAATCGACTGCATGCTCGTTCGAGCAGCTTTGCAGTATGATCAGTGATCTCGAGAAAGACATTGCCGTGACGATTCCAGAAATCGATCAGTTACAG CTGAAACCAGAGAAAGACGAGTCCGAAGAGAAATATGTAGCAAATGGAACTGTGTACGACGACCTAATGTCTTTCTTGGCCAAACTCGAAGAGG GTTCTTTGGATGATACCAAGATAATCATACCAGAGGTAGACGCCACCACCATATTTGGAGAGATATTTGGTAACTTGCAGCCACTGCCTAACAAAACTGTCGTGAACTATGATAG CATTGTTCCAGCCCCTAGCGATAGCCACCATGCGTTTAAAAAGGATTTAGCTACGGCACAGCTGCAACTCGAAGAAAAGAACGCTACCATATCGCTCTTGAAAGAACAATTAAAGACGGAAAGGAGGTTGGCTTGCGACAAGTTGGAAAGTCAGAGGAAGAGCAGCGCCTCCAAACTGCAGCAACAGGACGAGAAATACAAGGGGATAGTTAAGAGACATCAAAAGTTTATCGAGCAGCTGATCTCGGAGAAAACCGATTTGACCGAGAAATGCAATTCGTTGGCGCAGAGAGTGAAAGAGATCGAAATAAAAATGCAACGGGATTTGAAGGCTGCAACAGAGAGGCATACGGTAGAGTTGCAACGAGCGAAAGAGCATTTTGCCGCGGCTGAGAAGATTAAACGGGAGAGATGGATAGAGGCCAGAACGACGAAGATCAAG GAAATGACTGTGAAAGGTTTGGAACCCGAGTTACGTAATATGACGGAGCAACACGCCGAGGAAATTCAGAAGCtaagaaatatacatatgaaaGAACTACAGGACACCGAATTGCGTATAATACGCCATTCTAATCAACAGCTGGAACAACTGCGTCTAGAATTGATGGCCAGTCACGAGAGAATGTTGGCCAACGAGAAGAATATTTTGTGGACCAG ATACCAAGAGCAGCTGGAGGAGCAGGAAAGCCAATTTAAAGGGCAACAAACGAAACTTTTCCAAGAGTTGCAACGCGACAGAGAAAACTTTACCAAGGAACAAGCTAAACGAGAAGCTGAAATGCAGGCCAGTTTGCAAAAAAACCATTCGCAGTATCAG AGTGAGGTCGAGACTCTGAAGCAGCAACACTCGAACGAGAAGAAGACTCTCGAAGAATCGCTGAAGGCTGAGTGGGAAGCTTGGTTGGTCAATTACAAGAGAGAACAGAACTTACGAATCGAACAAGTCGAGAGTAAGATAAAAGAGGGGTGTAACAAGGAGAGGGATCGACAAATCGAACTTGCTATCGAACGATTAGAAAAAGACTTTCGAAACGAAAGATCGACACTTGAACGAAACGTTGATTGCAAGCTCAG ATCTTTGAGGGACAAGTACGAAATGGACTTGCAAACCGCAATAGATAACGAACAGCTTTATAAAACTAAGTTAATGCAGACGAAGGATAAACTGGAGAAAACCGATGTTCAGTTGCAACACGCGGAGAACAAGTTGCAGGAATACGTATCCGAGTTGAGTAACGCAAACGAG GTAATCAAACGGTTAAGTATGGAAAGAGACAACTCGAAAAAATTAGCGAGGCAAGAAATCgaaggagaaaaaagagaattggaggagaaaattgCTTCGCTTTATCATGAAATCACTCGTATCAATGCGAATAGAGACACTTCGATGACTCAATTACACAGCAG AATTAAACTGATAATGACTCAAAAGGTGTTGACGATCAAAAATTTGACCAAAGAACGTGATGACGTCAAATTAAAATGTCAACATTTGGAAAAGTTATTGGACCAACAGAGaagagaatatattttgaaaactttataa
- the dila gene encoding centrosomal protein dilatory isoform X2, whose product MINIDHPRIHGKPPVNKSLPSKYVESRQKKLTEENIMYERREINDDPDVIMEKMGNADCNQNFVESTACSFEQLCSMISDLEKDIAVTIPEIDQLQLKPEKDESEEKYVANGTVYDDLMSFLAKLEEGSLDDTKIIIPEVDATTIFGEIFGNLQPLPNKTVVNYDSIVPAPSDSHHAFKKDLATAQLQLEEKNATISLLKEQLKTERRLACDKLESQRKSSASKLQQQDEKYKGIVKRHQKFIEQLISEKTDLTEKCNSLAQRVKEIEIKMQRDLKAATERHTVELQRAKEHFAAAEKIKRERWIEARTTKIKEMTVKGLEPELRNMTEQHAEEIQKLRNIHMKELQDTELRIIRHSNQQLEQLRLELMASHERMLANEKNILWTRYQEQLEEQESQFKGQQTKLFQELQRDRENFTKEQAKREAEMQASLQKNHSQYQSEVETLKQQHSNEKKTLEESLKAEWEAWLVNYKREQNLRIEQVESKIKEGCNKERDRQIELAIERLEKDFRNERSTLERNVDCKLRSLRDKYEMDLQTAIDNEQLYKTKLMQTKDKLEKTDVQLQHAENKLQEYVSELSNANEVIKRLSMERDNSKKLARQEIEGEKRELEEKIASLYHEITRINANRDTSMTQLHSRC is encoded by the exons ATGATTAACATCGACCATCCAAGGATCCACGGGAAACCACCCGTGAACAAGTCTCTCCCATCGAAATATGTCGAGTCTAGACAAAAGAAACTCACAGAGGAGAATATCATGTACGAGAGAAGAGAAATCAACGATGATCCCGATGTCATCATGGAGAAAATGGGGAATGCAGACTGCAATCAAAACTTCGTCGAATCGACTGCATGCTCGTTCGAGCAGCTTTGCAGTATGATCAGTGATCTCGAGAAAGACATTGCCGTGACGATTCCAGAAATCGATCAGTTACAG CTGAAACCAGAGAAAGACGAGTCCGAAGAGAAATATGTAGCAAATGGAACTGTGTACGACGACCTAATGTCTTTCTTGGCCAAACTCGAAGAGG GTTCTTTGGATGATACCAAGATAATCATACCAGAGGTAGACGCCACCACCATATTTGGAGAGATATTTGGTAACTTGCAGCCACTGCCTAACAAAACTGTCGTGAACTATGATAG CATTGTTCCAGCCCCTAGCGATAGCCACCATGCGTTTAAAAAGGATTTAGCTACGGCACAGCTGCAACTCGAAGAAAAGAACGCTACCATATCGCTCTTGAAAGAACAATTAAAGACGGAAAGGAGGTTGGCTTGCGACAAGTTGGAAAGTCAGAGGAAGAGCAGCGCCTCCAAACTGCAGCAACAGGACGAGAAATACAAGGGGATAGTTAAGAGACATCAAAAGTTTATCGAGCAGCTGATCTCGGAGAAAACCGATTTGACCGAGAAATGCAATTCGTTGGCGCAGAGAGTGAAAGAGATCGAAATAAAAATGCAACGGGATTTGAAGGCTGCAACAGAGAGGCATACGGTAGAGTTGCAACGAGCGAAAGAGCATTTTGCCGCGGCTGAGAAGATTAAACGGGAGAGATGGATAGAGGCCAGAACGACGAAGATCAAG GAAATGACTGTGAAAGGTTTGGAACCCGAGTTACGTAATATGACGGAGCAACACGCCGAGGAAATTCAGAAGCtaagaaatatacatatgaaaGAACTACAGGACACCGAATTGCGTATAATACGCCATTCTAATCAACAGCTGGAACAACTGCGTCTAGAATTGATGGCCAGTCACGAGAGAATGTTGGCCAACGAGAAGAATATTTTGTGGACCAG ATACCAAGAGCAGCTGGAGGAGCAGGAAAGCCAATTTAAAGGGCAACAAACGAAACTTTTCCAAGAGTTGCAACGCGACAGAGAAAACTTTACCAAGGAACAAGCTAAACGAGAAGCTGAAATGCAGGCCAGTTTGCAAAAAAACCATTCGCAGTATCAG AGTGAGGTCGAGACTCTGAAGCAGCAACACTCGAACGAGAAGAAGACTCTCGAAGAATCGCTGAAGGCTGAGTGGGAAGCTTGGTTGGTCAATTACAAGAGAGAACAGAACTTACGAATCGAACAAGTCGAGAGTAAGATAAAAGAGGGGTGTAACAAGGAGAGGGATCGACAAATCGAACTTGCTATCGAACGATTAGAAAAAGACTTTCGAAACGAAAGATCGACACTTGAACGAAACGTTGATTGCAAGCTCAG ATCTTTGAGGGACAAGTACGAAATGGACTTGCAAACCGCAATAGATAACGAACAGCTTTATAAAACTAAGTTAATGCAGACGAAGGATAAACTGGAGAAAACCGATGTTCAGTTGCAACACGCGGAGAACAAGTTGCAGGAATACGTATCCGAGTTGAGTAACGCAAACGAG GTAATCAAACGGTTAAGTATGGAAAGAGACAACTCGAAAAAATTAGCGAGGCAAGAAATCgaaggagaaaaaagagaattggaggagaaaattgCTTCGCTTTATCATGAAATCACTCGTATCAATGCGAATAGAGACACTTCGATGACTCAATTACACAGCAG GTGTTGA
- the dila gene encoding centrosomal protein dilatory isoform X3, whose amino-acid sequence MINIDHPRIHGKPPVNKSLPSKYVESRQKKLTEENIMYERREINDDPDVIMEKMGNADCNQNFVESTACSFEQLCSMISDLEKDIAVTIPEIDQLQLKPEKDESEEKYVANGTVYDDLMSFLAKLEEGSLDDTKIIIPEVDATTIFGEIFGNLQPLPNKTVVNYDSIVPAPSDSHHAFKKDLATAQLQLEEKNATISLLKEQLKTERRLACDKLESQRKSSASKLQQQDEKYKGIVKRHQKFIEQLISEKTDLTEKCNSLAQRVKEIEIKMQRDLKAATERHTVELQRAKEHFAAAEKIKRERWIEARTTKIKEMTVKGLEPELRNMTEQHAEEIQKLRNIHMKELQDTELRIIRHSNQQLEQLRLELMASHERMLANEKNILWTRYQEQLEEQESQFKGQQTKLFQELQRDRENFTKEQAKREAEMQASLQKNHSQYQSEVETLKQQHSNEKKTLEESLKAEWEAWLVNYKREQNLRIEQVESKIKEGCNKERDRQIELAIERLEKDFRNERSTLERNVDCKLRSLRDKYEMDLQTAIDNEQLYKTKLMQTKDKLEKTDVQLQHAENKLQEYVSELSNANEVPFR is encoded by the exons ATGATTAACATCGACCATCCAAGGATCCACGGGAAACCACCCGTGAACAAGTCTCTCCCATCGAAATATGTCGAGTCTAGACAAAAGAAACTCACAGAGGAGAATATCATGTACGAGAGAAGAGAAATCAACGATGATCCCGATGTCATCATGGAGAAAATGGGGAATGCAGACTGCAATCAAAACTTCGTCGAATCGACTGCATGCTCGTTCGAGCAGCTTTGCAGTATGATCAGTGATCTCGAGAAAGACATTGCCGTGACGATTCCAGAAATCGATCAGTTACAG CTGAAACCAGAGAAAGACGAGTCCGAAGAGAAATATGTAGCAAATGGAACTGTGTACGACGACCTAATGTCTTTCTTGGCCAAACTCGAAGAGG GTTCTTTGGATGATACCAAGATAATCATACCAGAGGTAGACGCCACCACCATATTTGGAGAGATATTTGGTAACTTGCAGCCACTGCCTAACAAAACTGTCGTGAACTATGATAG CATTGTTCCAGCCCCTAGCGATAGCCACCATGCGTTTAAAAAGGATTTAGCTACGGCACAGCTGCAACTCGAAGAAAAGAACGCTACCATATCGCTCTTGAAAGAACAATTAAAGACGGAAAGGAGGTTGGCTTGCGACAAGTTGGAAAGTCAGAGGAAGAGCAGCGCCTCCAAACTGCAGCAACAGGACGAGAAATACAAGGGGATAGTTAAGAGACATCAAAAGTTTATCGAGCAGCTGATCTCGGAGAAAACCGATTTGACCGAGAAATGCAATTCGTTGGCGCAGAGAGTGAAAGAGATCGAAATAAAAATGCAACGGGATTTGAAGGCTGCAACAGAGAGGCATACGGTAGAGTTGCAACGAGCGAAAGAGCATTTTGCCGCGGCTGAGAAGATTAAACGGGAGAGATGGATAGAGGCCAGAACGACGAAGATCAAG GAAATGACTGTGAAAGGTTTGGAACCCGAGTTACGTAATATGACGGAGCAACACGCCGAGGAAATTCAGAAGCtaagaaatatacatatgaaaGAACTACAGGACACCGAATTGCGTATAATACGCCATTCTAATCAACAGCTGGAACAACTGCGTCTAGAATTGATGGCCAGTCACGAGAGAATGTTGGCCAACGAGAAGAATATTTTGTGGACCAG ATACCAAGAGCAGCTGGAGGAGCAGGAAAGCCAATTTAAAGGGCAACAAACGAAACTTTTCCAAGAGTTGCAACGCGACAGAGAAAACTTTACCAAGGAACAAGCTAAACGAGAAGCTGAAATGCAGGCCAGTTTGCAAAAAAACCATTCGCAGTATCAG AGTGAGGTCGAGACTCTGAAGCAGCAACACTCGAACGAGAAGAAGACTCTCGAAGAATCGCTGAAGGCTGAGTGGGAAGCTTGGTTGGTCAATTACAAGAGAGAACAGAACTTACGAATCGAACAAGTCGAGAGTAAGATAAAAGAGGGGTGTAACAAGGAGAGGGATCGACAAATCGAACTTGCTATCGAACGATTAGAAAAAGACTTTCGAAACGAAAGATCGACACTTGAACGAAACGTTGATTGCAAGCTCAG ATCTTTGAGGGACAAGTACGAAATGGACTTGCAAACCGCAATAGATAACGAACAGCTTTATAAAACTAAGTTAATGCAGACGAAGGATAAACTGGAGAAAACCGATGTTCAGTTGCAACACGCGGAGAACAAGTTGCAGGAATACGTATCCGAGTTGAGTAACGCAAACGAG GTACCCTTTAGGTAA